A window of Hevea brasiliensis isolate MT/VB/25A 57/8 chromosome 14, ASM3005281v1, whole genome shotgun sequence contains these coding sequences:
- the LOC131173093 gene encoding disease resistance protein At4g27190-like translates to MASRIEFTKIIQLDVISEQESWSLLKRNAGDVIESPLMNSMAKEIRKECGGLPLAIVTVGRALRGKDLEEWKEAALELKKAEPVNIEGVNDDVYKCLKLSYDYLRNKEDKFMFQFCCLFPEDYDIPMEDLVRYGIGLGTFEDVRIQEARNRARSIVNNLKESCLLLMIVMTFLLSHYAEIVSF, encoded by the coding sequence ATGGCCTCAAGAATTGAGTTTACAAAGATCATCCAGCTTGATGTTATATCAGAACAAGAATCCTGGAGCTTGCTTAAGAGGAATGCCGGTGATGTGATTGAGTCTCCCTTAATGAATTCAATGGCAAAGGAGATTCGCAAAGAATGTGGAGGCTTGCCCTTAGCAATTGTAACAGTTGGGAGGGCACTGAGAGGCAAAGACTTGGAAGAATGGAAAGAGGCAGCTCTAGAACTTAAGAAAGCTGAGCCAGTGAATATTGAAGGCGTGAATGATGATGTGTACAAGTGCCTTAAATTAAGCTATGATTACTTGAGGAATAAGGAAGACAAGTTTATGTTCCAGTTTTGCTGTTTATTTCCTGAGGATTATGACATTCCTATGGAGGATTTGGTAAGATATGGGATTGGTCTGGGAACATTTGAAGATGTGAGAATACAGGAAGCAAGAAATAGAGCTCGTTCTATCGTCAACAATCTCAAAGAATCATGTTTGCTTTTGATGatagttatgacatttttgctgTCACATTATGCAGAAATTGTATCATTTTAA